From one Aquila chrysaetos chrysaetos chromosome 7, bAquChr1.4, whole genome shotgun sequence genomic stretch:
- the ZNF384 gene encoding zinc finger protein 384 isoform X5 has translation MSGSYRAIGRVTCRVLVKMEESHFNSSPYFWPAVPTVSGQIENTMFINKMKEQLLPAEKGCSLAPPHYPALLTVPTSVALPTGISMDSDTKPEQLTPHSQAPVTQNITVVPVQSAGLMTAGPGLVITSPSGSLVTTAASAQTFPISAPMIVSALPPGSQAALQVVPDLSKKGTTTLSEGGGGGGGGGVAPKPPRGRKKKRLQESGLPEMSDPFVLSNEDDEDQHKDGKTYRCRMCSLTFYSKSEMQIHSKSHTETKPHKCPHCSKSFANSSYLAQHIRIHSGAKPYTCSYCQKAFRQLSHLQQHTRIHTGDRPYKCAHPGCEKAFTQLSNLQSHRRQHNKDKPFKCHNCHRAYTDAASLEVHLATHTVKHAKVYTCSICSRAYTSETYLMKHMRKHNIPDPQQQVVQAQAQASQQQQHFQPQGGGAAGGPSGDTNQPNPPPQCSFDLTPYKTSEHHKDICLTVSTSAIQVEHLSSS, from the exons ATGTCTGGTAGTTATAGAGCAATTGGAAGGGTTACGTGCAGAGTTCTGGTAAA GATGGAAGAATCTCATTTCAACTCCTCCCCGTACTTCTGGCCAGCAGTGCCCACCGTCTCGGGACAG ATTGAGAACACCATGTTTATTAACAAGATGAAGGAGCAGCTATTGCCCGcagagaagggctgcagcctggctccCCCCCACTACCCTGCCTTGCTGACAGTACCCACCTCTGTGGCCCTACCCACTGGTATCTCCATGGACTCGGACACCAAGCCAGAGCAGCTGACACCACACAGCCAAGCCCCTGTGACTCAGAACATCACCGTGGTACCGGTGCAGTCTGCAGGGCTCATGACAGCAG GTCCTGGTCTAGTGATAACTTCCCCGTCAGGTTCCTTGGTGACCACAGCCGCCTCTGCCCAAACCTTTCCCATCTCAGCTCCCATGATTGTCTCTGCGCTACCCCCTGGCTCCCAGGCAGCCCTCCAGGTGGTTCCTGACCTGTCCAAGAAAGGGACAACCACCCTCTCCGAAGGTGGTGGGGGTGGCGGGGGTGGGGGAGTTGCCCCCAAACCGCCCCGGGGCCGGAAGAAGAAACGATTGCAGGAGTCGGGGCTGCCAGAGATGAGCGACCCCTTTGTGCTGTCAAACGAGGATGATGAGGACCAGCACAAGGATGGCAAGACATACAG GTGCCGGATGTGTTCGCTGACCTTCTACTCCAAGTCGGAGATGCAGATCCACTCCAAGTCCCATACGGAGACAAAGCCACACAAGTGTCCTCACTGCTCCAAGAGCTTCGCCAACAGCTCGTACCTGGCCCAGCACATTCGCATCCACTCAGGGGCCAAGCCCTACACGTGCAGCTACTGCCAGAAGGCCTTCCGCCAGCTCTcccacctgcagcagcacacacG TATCCACACCGGGGACCGACCCTACAAATGCGCTCACCCTGGGTGTGAAAAGGCTTTCACCCAGCTTTCCAACCTGCAG TCCCACAGACGGCAGCACAACAAAGACAAACCTTTCAAGTGCCACAACTGCCACCGTGCGTACACGGATGCTGCCTCCTTGGAGGTACACCTGGCTACGCACACGGTGAAACACGCCAAGGTCTACACCTGCTCCATCTGCAGCCGGGCCTACACCTCG GAGACGTACCTGATGAAGCACATGCGGAAACACAACATCCCTGACCCACAGCAGCAGGTGGTTCAGGCACAAGCCCAGgcctctcagcagcagcagcacttccaGCCGCAGGgtgggggggcagcagggggcCCTTCTGGAGACACTAACCAACCCAACCCTCCCCCCCAGTGCTCCTTTGACCTGACTCCTTACAAGACTTCAGAGCATCACAAGGACATCTGCCTCACTGTCAGCACCAGCGCCATCCAAGTGGAGCACCTCTCCAGCTCCTAG
- the ZNF384 gene encoding zinc finger protein 384 isoform X2, with product MEESHFNSSPYFWPAVPTVSGQIENTMFINKMKEQLLPAEKGCSLAPPHYPALLTVPTSVALPTGISMDSDTKPEQLTPHSQAPVTQNITVVPVQSAGLMTAGPGLVITSPSGSLVTTAASAQTFPISAPMIVSALPPGSQAALQVVPDLSKKGTTTLSEGGGGGGGGGVAPKPPRGRKKKRLQESGLPEMSDPFVLSNEDDEDQHKDGKTYSSVSSGTNEAWFPAALSCVDSLMSNQGCRMCSLTFYSKSEMQIHSKSHTETKPHKCPHCSKSFANSSYLAQHIRIHSGAKPYTCSYCQKAFRQLSHLQQHTRIHSKLHTAIVKPHKCPHCSKSFANTSYLAQHLRIHSGAKPYTCRYCQKAFRQLSHLQQHTRIHTGDRPYKCAHPGCEKAFTQLSNLQSHRRQHNKDKPFKCHNCHRAYTDAASLEVHLATHTVKHAKVYTCSICSRAYTSETYLMKHMRKHNIPDPQQQVVQAQAQASQQQQHFQPQGGGAAGGPSGDTNQPNPPPQCSFDLTPYKTSEHHKDICLTVSTSAIQVEHLSSS from the exons ATGGAAGAATCTCATTTCAACTCCTCCCCGTACTTCTGGCCAGCAGTGCCCACCGTCTCGGGACAG ATTGAGAACACCATGTTTATTAACAAGATGAAGGAGCAGCTATTGCCCGcagagaagggctgcagcctggctccCCCCCACTACCCTGCCTTGCTGACAGTACCCACCTCTGTGGCCCTACCCACTGGTATCTCCATGGACTCGGACACCAAGCCAGAGCAGCTGACACCACACAGCCAAGCCCCTGTGACTCAGAACATCACCGTGGTACCGGTGCAGTCTGCAGGGCTCATGACAGCAG GTCCTGGTCTAGTGATAACTTCCCCGTCAGGTTCCTTGGTGACCACAGCCGCCTCTGCCCAAACCTTTCCCATCTCAGCTCCCATGATTGTCTCTGCGCTACCCCCTGGCTCCCAGGCAGCCCTCCAGGTGGTTCCTGACCTGTCCAAGAAAGGGACAACCACCCTCTCCGAAGGTGGTGGGGGTGGCGGGGGTGGGGGAGTTGCCCCCAAACCGCCCCGGGGCCGGAAGAAGAAACGATTGCAGGAGTCGGGGCTGCCAGAGATGAGCGACCCCTTTGTGCTGTCAAACGAGGATGATGAGGACCAGCACAAGGATGGCAAGACATACAG TTCCGTGAGCAGCGGAACTAATGAAGCCTGGTTTCCAGCGGCTCTCTCCTGTGTGGATTCTCTGATGTCTAATCAAGG GTGCCGGATGTGTTCGCTGACCTTCTACTCCAAGTCGGAGATGCAGATCCACTCCAAGTCCCATACGGAGACAAAGCCACACAAGTGTCCTCACTGCTCCAAGAGCTTCGCCAACAGCTCGTACCTGGCCCAGCACATTCGCATCCACTCAGGGGCCAAGCCCTACACGTGCAGCTACTGCCAGAAGGCCTTCCGCCAGCTCTcccacctgcagcagcacacacG GATCCACTCCAAGCTCCACACGGCGATTGTCAAGCCGCACAAGTGTCCTCACTGCTCCAAGAGCTTCGCCAACACATCCTACCTGGCCCAGCACCTCCGCATCCACTCGGGGGCCAAGCCCTACACCTGCCGCTACTGCCAGAAGGCCTTCCGCCAGCTCTcccacctgcagcagcacacacG TATCCACACCGGGGACCGACCCTACAAATGCGCTCACCCTGGGTGTGAAAAGGCTTTCACCCAGCTTTCCAACCTGCAG TCCCACAGACGGCAGCACAACAAAGACAAACCTTTCAAGTGCCACAACTGCCACCGTGCGTACACGGATGCTGCCTCCTTGGAGGTACACCTGGCTACGCACACGGTGAAACACGCCAAGGTCTACACCTGCTCCATCTGCAGCCGGGCCTACACCTCG GAGACGTACCTGATGAAGCACATGCGGAAACACAACATCCCTGACCCACAGCAGCAGGTGGTTCAGGCACAAGCCCAGgcctctcagcagcagcagcacttccaGCCGCAGGgtgggggggcagcagggggcCCTTCTGGAGACACTAACCAACCCAACCCTCCCCCCCAGTGCTCCTTTGACCTGACTCCTTACAAGACTTCAGAGCATCACAAGGACATCTGCCTCACTGTCAGCACCAGCGCCATCCAAGTGGAGCACCTCTCCAGCTCCTAG
- the ZNF384 gene encoding zinc finger protein 384 isoform X1, with the protein MSGSYRAIGRVTCRVLVKMEESHFNSSPYFWPAVPTVSGQIENTMFINKMKEQLLPAEKGCSLAPPHYPALLTVPTSVALPTGISMDSDTKPEQLTPHSQAPVTQNITVVPVQSAGLMTAGPGLVITSPSGSLVTTAASAQTFPISAPMIVSALPPGSQAALQVVPDLSKKGTTTLSEGGGGGGGGGVAPKPPRGRKKKRLQESGLPEMSDPFVLSNEDDEDQHKDGKTYSSVSSGTNEAWFPAALSCVDSLMSNQGCRMCSLTFYSKSEMQIHSKSHTETKPHKCPHCSKSFANSSYLAQHIRIHSGAKPYTCSYCQKAFRQLSHLQQHTRIHSKLHTAIVKPHKCPHCSKSFANTSYLAQHLRIHSGAKPYTCRYCQKAFRQLSHLQQHTRIHTGDRPYKCAHPGCEKAFTQLSNLQSHRRQHNKDKPFKCHNCHRAYTDAASLEVHLATHTVKHAKVYTCSICSRAYTSETYLMKHMRKHNIPDPQQQVVQAQAQASQQQQHFQPQGGGAAGGPSGDTNQPNPPPQCSFDLTPYKTSEHHKDICLTVSTSAIQVEHLSSS; encoded by the exons ATGTCTGGTAGTTATAGAGCAATTGGAAGGGTTACGTGCAGAGTTCTGGTAAA GATGGAAGAATCTCATTTCAACTCCTCCCCGTACTTCTGGCCAGCAGTGCCCACCGTCTCGGGACAG ATTGAGAACACCATGTTTATTAACAAGATGAAGGAGCAGCTATTGCCCGcagagaagggctgcagcctggctccCCCCCACTACCCTGCCTTGCTGACAGTACCCACCTCTGTGGCCCTACCCACTGGTATCTCCATGGACTCGGACACCAAGCCAGAGCAGCTGACACCACACAGCCAAGCCCCTGTGACTCAGAACATCACCGTGGTACCGGTGCAGTCTGCAGGGCTCATGACAGCAG GTCCTGGTCTAGTGATAACTTCCCCGTCAGGTTCCTTGGTGACCACAGCCGCCTCTGCCCAAACCTTTCCCATCTCAGCTCCCATGATTGTCTCTGCGCTACCCCCTGGCTCCCAGGCAGCCCTCCAGGTGGTTCCTGACCTGTCCAAGAAAGGGACAACCACCCTCTCCGAAGGTGGTGGGGGTGGCGGGGGTGGGGGAGTTGCCCCCAAACCGCCCCGGGGCCGGAAGAAGAAACGATTGCAGGAGTCGGGGCTGCCAGAGATGAGCGACCCCTTTGTGCTGTCAAACGAGGATGATGAGGACCAGCACAAGGATGGCAAGACATACAG TTCCGTGAGCAGCGGAACTAATGAAGCCTGGTTTCCAGCGGCTCTCTCCTGTGTGGATTCTCTGATGTCTAATCAAGG GTGCCGGATGTGTTCGCTGACCTTCTACTCCAAGTCGGAGATGCAGATCCACTCCAAGTCCCATACGGAGACAAAGCCACACAAGTGTCCTCACTGCTCCAAGAGCTTCGCCAACAGCTCGTACCTGGCCCAGCACATTCGCATCCACTCAGGGGCCAAGCCCTACACGTGCAGCTACTGCCAGAAGGCCTTCCGCCAGCTCTcccacctgcagcagcacacacG GATCCACTCCAAGCTCCACACGGCGATTGTCAAGCCGCACAAGTGTCCTCACTGCTCCAAGAGCTTCGCCAACACATCCTACCTGGCCCAGCACCTCCGCATCCACTCGGGGGCCAAGCCCTACACCTGCCGCTACTGCCAGAAGGCCTTCCGCCAGCTCTcccacctgcagcagcacacacG TATCCACACCGGGGACCGACCCTACAAATGCGCTCACCCTGGGTGTGAAAAGGCTTTCACCCAGCTTTCCAACCTGCAG TCCCACAGACGGCAGCACAACAAAGACAAACCTTTCAAGTGCCACAACTGCCACCGTGCGTACACGGATGCTGCCTCCTTGGAGGTACACCTGGCTACGCACACGGTGAAACACGCCAAGGTCTACACCTGCTCCATCTGCAGCCGGGCCTACACCTCG GAGACGTACCTGATGAAGCACATGCGGAAACACAACATCCCTGACCCACAGCAGCAGGTGGTTCAGGCACAAGCCCAGgcctctcagcagcagcagcacttccaGCCGCAGGgtgggggggcagcagggggcCCTTCTGGAGACACTAACCAACCCAACCCTCCCCCCCAGTGCTCCTTTGACCTGACTCCTTACAAGACTTCAGAGCATCACAAGGACATCTGCCTCACTGTCAGCACCAGCGCCATCCAAGTGGAGCACCTCTCCAGCTCCTAG
- the ZNF384 gene encoding zinc finger protein 384 isoform X3 produces MSGSYRAIGRVTCRVLVKMEESHFNSSPYFWPAVPTVSGQIENTMFINKMKEQLLPAEKGCSLAPPHYPALLTVPTSVALPTGISMDSDTKPEQLTPHSQAPVTQNITVVPVQSAGLMTAGPGLVITSPSGSLVTTAASAQTFPISAPMIVSALPPGSQAALQVVPDLSKKGTTTLSEGGGGGGGGGVAPKPPRGRKKKRLQESGLPEMSDPFVLSNEDDEDQHKDGKTYRCRMCSLTFYSKSEMQIHSKSHTETKPHKCPHCSKSFANSSYLAQHIRIHSGAKPYTCSYCQKAFRQLSHLQQHTRIHSKLHTAIVKPHKCPHCSKSFANTSYLAQHLRIHSGAKPYTCRYCQKAFRQLSHLQQHTRIHTGDRPYKCAHPGCEKAFTQLSNLQSHRRQHNKDKPFKCHNCHRAYTDAASLEVHLATHTVKHAKVYTCSICSRAYTSETYLMKHMRKHNIPDPQQQVVQAQAQASQQQQHFQPQGGGAAGGPSGDTNQPNPPPQCSFDLTPYKTSEHHKDICLTVSTSAIQVEHLSSS; encoded by the exons ATGTCTGGTAGTTATAGAGCAATTGGAAGGGTTACGTGCAGAGTTCTGGTAAA GATGGAAGAATCTCATTTCAACTCCTCCCCGTACTTCTGGCCAGCAGTGCCCACCGTCTCGGGACAG ATTGAGAACACCATGTTTATTAACAAGATGAAGGAGCAGCTATTGCCCGcagagaagggctgcagcctggctccCCCCCACTACCCTGCCTTGCTGACAGTACCCACCTCTGTGGCCCTACCCACTGGTATCTCCATGGACTCGGACACCAAGCCAGAGCAGCTGACACCACACAGCCAAGCCCCTGTGACTCAGAACATCACCGTGGTACCGGTGCAGTCTGCAGGGCTCATGACAGCAG GTCCTGGTCTAGTGATAACTTCCCCGTCAGGTTCCTTGGTGACCACAGCCGCCTCTGCCCAAACCTTTCCCATCTCAGCTCCCATGATTGTCTCTGCGCTACCCCCTGGCTCCCAGGCAGCCCTCCAGGTGGTTCCTGACCTGTCCAAGAAAGGGACAACCACCCTCTCCGAAGGTGGTGGGGGTGGCGGGGGTGGGGGAGTTGCCCCCAAACCGCCCCGGGGCCGGAAGAAGAAACGATTGCAGGAGTCGGGGCTGCCAGAGATGAGCGACCCCTTTGTGCTGTCAAACGAGGATGATGAGGACCAGCACAAGGATGGCAAGACATACAG GTGCCGGATGTGTTCGCTGACCTTCTACTCCAAGTCGGAGATGCAGATCCACTCCAAGTCCCATACGGAGACAAAGCCACACAAGTGTCCTCACTGCTCCAAGAGCTTCGCCAACAGCTCGTACCTGGCCCAGCACATTCGCATCCACTCAGGGGCCAAGCCCTACACGTGCAGCTACTGCCAGAAGGCCTTCCGCCAGCTCTcccacctgcagcagcacacacG GATCCACTCCAAGCTCCACACGGCGATTGTCAAGCCGCACAAGTGTCCTCACTGCTCCAAGAGCTTCGCCAACACATCCTACCTGGCCCAGCACCTCCGCATCCACTCGGGGGCCAAGCCCTACACCTGCCGCTACTGCCAGAAGGCCTTCCGCCAGCTCTcccacctgcagcagcacacacG TATCCACACCGGGGACCGACCCTACAAATGCGCTCACCCTGGGTGTGAAAAGGCTTTCACCCAGCTTTCCAACCTGCAG TCCCACAGACGGCAGCACAACAAAGACAAACCTTTCAAGTGCCACAACTGCCACCGTGCGTACACGGATGCTGCCTCCTTGGAGGTACACCTGGCTACGCACACGGTGAAACACGCCAAGGTCTACACCTGCTCCATCTGCAGCCGGGCCTACACCTCG GAGACGTACCTGATGAAGCACATGCGGAAACACAACATCCCTGACCCACAGCAGCAGGTGGTTCAGGCACAAGCCCAGgcctctcagcagcagcagcacttccaGCCGCAGGgtgggggggcagcagggggcCCTTCTGGAGACACTAACCAACCCAACCCTCCCCCCCAGTGCTCCTTTGACCTGACTCCTTACAAGACTTCAGAGCATCACAAGGACATCTGCCTCACTGTCAGCACCAGCGCCATCCAAGTGGAGCACCTCTCCAGCTCCTAG
- the ZNF384 gene encoding zinc finger protein 384 isoform X4 yields the protein MSGSYRAIGRVTCRVLVKMEESHFNSSPYFWPAVPTVSGQIENTMFINKMKEQLLPAEKGCSLAPPHYPALLTVPTSVALPTGISMDSDTKPEQLTPHSQAPVTQNITVVPVQSAGLMTAGPGLVITSPSGSLVTTAASAQTFPISAPMIVSALPPGSQAALQVVPDLSKKGTTTLSEGGGGGGGGGVAPKPPRGRKKKRLQESGLPEMSDPFVLSNEDDEDQHKDGKTYSSVSSGTNEAWFPAALSCVDSLMSNQGCRMCSLTFYSKSEMQIHSKSHTETKPHKCPHCSKSFANSSYLAQHIRIHSGAKPYTCSYCQKAFRQLSHLQQHTRIHTGDRPYKCAHPGCEKAFTQLSNLQSHRRQHNKDKPFKCHNCHRAYTDAASLEVHLATHTVKHAKVYTCSICSRAYTSETYLMKHMRKHNIPDPQQQVVQAQAQASQQQQHFQPQGGGAAGGPSGDTNQPNPPPQCSFDLTPYKTSEHHKDICLTVSTSAIQVEHLSSS from the exons ATGTCTGGTAGTTATAGAGCAATTGGAAGGGTTACGTGCAGAGTTCTGGTAAA GATGGAAGAATCTCATTTCAACTCCTCCCCGTACTTCTGGCCAGCAGTGCCCACCGTCTCGGGACAG ATTGAGAACACCATGTTTATTAACAAGATGAAGGAGCAGCTATTGCCCGcagagaagggctgcagcctggctccCCCCCACTACCCTGCCTTGCTGACAGTACCCACCTCTGTGGCCCTACCCACTGGTATCTCCATGGACTCGGACACCAAGCCAGAGCAGCTGACACCACACAGCCAAGCCCCTGTGACTCAGAACATCACCGTGGTACCGGTGCAGTCTGCAGGGCTCATGACAGCAG GTCCTGGTCTAGTGATAACTTCCCCGTCAGGTTCCTTGGTGACCACAGCCGCCTCTGCCCAAACCTTTCCCATCTCAGCTCCCATGATTGTCTCTGCGCTACCCCCTGGCTCCCAGGCAGCCCTCCAGGTGGTTCCTGACCTGTCCAAGAAAGGGACAACCACCCTCTCCGAAGGTGGTGGGGGTGGCGGGGGTGGGGGAGTTGCCCCCAAACCGCCCCGGGGCCGGAAGAAGAAACGATTGCAGGAGTCGGGGCTGCCAGAGATGAGCGACCCCTTTGTGCTGTCAAACGAGGATGATGAGGACCAGCACAAGGATGGCAAGACATACAG TTCCGTGAGCAGCGGAACTAATGAAGCCTGGTTTCCAGCGGCTCTCTCCTGTGTGGATTCTCTGATGTCTAATCAAGG GTGCCGGATGTGTTCGCTGACCTTCTACTCCAAGTCGGAGATGCAGATCCACTCCAAGTCCCATACGGAGACAAAGCCACACAAGTGTCCTCACTGCTCCAAGAGCTTCGCCAACAGCTCGTACCTGGCCCAGCACATTCGCATCCACTCAGGGGCCAAGCCCTACACGTGCAGCTACTGCCAGAAGGCCTTCCGCCAGCTCTcccacctgcagcagcacacacG TATCCACACCGGGGACCGACCCTACAAATGCGCTCACCCTGGGTGTGAAAAGGCTTTCACCCAGCTTTCCAACCTGCAG TCCCACAGACGGCAGCACAACAAAGACAAACCTTTCAAGTGCCACAACTGCCACCGTGCGTACACGGATGCTGCCTCCTTGGAGGTACACCTGGCTACGCACACGGTGAAACACGCCAAGGTCTACACCTGCTCCATCTGCAGCCGGGCCTACACCTCG GAGACGTACCTGATGAAGCACATGCGGAAACACAACATCCCTGACCCACAGCAGCAGGTGGTTCAGGCACAAGCCCAGgcctctcagcagcagcagcacttccaGCCGCAGGgtgggggggcagcagggggcCCTTCTGGAGACACTAACCAACCCAACCCTCCCCCCCAGTGCTCCTTTGACCTGACTCCTTACAAGACTTCAGAGCATCACAAGGACATCTGCCTCACTGTCAGCACCAGCGCCATCCAAGTGGAGCACCTCTCCAGCTCCTAG